Part of the Poecilia reticulata strain Guanapo linkage group LG2, Guppy_female_1.0+MT, whole genome shotgun sequence genome is shown below.
tttattttttgtccacTGGGGGGCGCGGTAGCTGCCGTCCAGTCAGACGTCGTTGCGTAAGCGTCGATTGCCGAGTCATGGTTAGCTGTTGTTTAACGCCTGACGCTACAAGGACGGACTGTATTGGAGCTTTTATCCGCCCGGCTGAGAGCAGCAATGACAGAAGAAACACAGCGTAGAAGAAGCTGAAGCTTCAGCTAGATACGGCGGTTTAGTTTTAAAACCGAGGGTTTTAGCGACAACAAACCGGTTATCCTCCCACCGGACGGCTAATCTCTGTTGGCGATAAGTGCAGGCTCTACTCTATATTATCTGAATTGGACGAGCAAGGTAAGGTTCACACATCAACAACAGCGAAACTGAACGTCAAATGTATTTGCAGATCTGTAAACGCACGGTTGCTACTCATTTTTCTCAGTATACCGCAGTTTAAATGTGAACCGTTTCCATATTTTGATGCACCTTATCATTGTAGCGGCTCTCGTGGAGAAATGTTGCGCACTTTACTCTATGtctctcttttctgtttagaaagaaaaaggaaacgtATTTAACATTTCCCTGCACGCAGCATGCTATAAATgtcagcatttatttctgttaattttatggCAAAACCCAAACATTATGTGTTCGAATTTGAATACAGCTTGACagggatttaaaaataaacacaagtaGGTTAAAACGCTGGAGCTGCATTGGATCTTCATCTTGCTTGTGTTCCACTTTTTAATTGAACGACTGAAATCATCAACTACTTATCTcctattgtttttctcttacatCTGCTCCTGCAGTGATAATGTTCATCCAGAGCTACTGTGAGGGAAACATCTCCATCTCCCACACCTGGGTGGATTTGGGTATCTCCCCCTGCTTCCACTTCACCCTCGTCTCCACCATCCTGCTCTCCATCTGCTTCTTCCTCGGCACCGTCCACTGCATCTGCTACCAGAAGTATGGCACCCCCATGGAGTCCAAATTCATCCCTCGCTCCCACCTCTACGGCCTCCAGCTGGTCCTCACCATTGTCCTCTTGCTCCAATTCCTGGCTGGGCTGATGTGGCGAGCGACCGACGGCGGGGAGCTCCCGGGTTACGTGGTGCTGTACGGCTGCTTCTCGATGCTGGGGTGGTCCTGGGCGTTGGGCGTGCTCTGGGTGGAGAGGCGGAGGGTCCCCCTGATGGACCGGACGAGGGGTCACAGCACCGCCCTGCTGGTGTTCTGGGCCTTTGCTTTCTCTGCTGAGAACCTGGCCTTCGTCTCCTGGTACAGTTCGCAGTGGTGGTGGGCGCTGGAGACCAGTCAGCAAGAGGTGAGGCAAAACCTAGAAAACAAGacttgatttctttctttcttttttttttttttttaatgtctacAACCTGAAATCTTGTGTAATATCCATGCATTAGTCCCAATTGTCGCACTTAATCTGGTGATTATGATGATTATAATAAATCTCATTTTATTGTCAAAGAGGCCAAAGGTTGGATAAGTATTTGCTTTGTGCGCCACTCCTTTTCGAGGTACAAAACCTGCCTAACATGCAAAGCATTGAGAACAAACAACACATGCTGAAAgatgtttctcttttctgctgATTCATGCCTTCAGATTCTCATTTCTGCTCAatcaacttccttttttttaaagaaaatctctaGCTCCACCCATGCTGAGTCAGAGTTAGTCAGCTCATAACCAAAGCTGCTTCTCTAGTTTGCCTGCTTATCTATTGTGTaaacacatgtttttattgaatctCCATGTAACTAAACAAGAGCTGCAGCTAActgattattctattgattattctgatcattaaccaaataaaattgatcagatttttcatttaaccacttaagcttattttatacaatactagaaatgcatttaaaaatttaaataaacaaataattgagttaatctttttttatttttttttacaagaagtGGGAAACCTCTACTTGCCTGAAATGCAGTAACAGCATTcctttcctttatttatttatattcagtcaTATTGAATTACTTTCATCCCTCCAggtatatatagatatatatatatatataacttattAACATTATCTATTATGGATATATTTGTATTGTAACACCTAAGATCGGTGTAGCTTGTCAACGAATAAGCCATTTCCCCTGGGGGATcagtaaagtattttcttttttttattattctattcCTTTCAGCCCTAAATTGAAGCTCATTCAGAAGATAAGTAAACATCTATATTGTCTATGTAGTTTAAGATGTCGTTGAATCTTTCAGGTGGAGTTTGCTCTCTGGGTGATCCGCTACGTCTGCTCCGGGCTGCTCTTCTTCGTTGGTCTGAAAGCCCCCGGCTTGCCCCGAAAGCCCTACATTCTCCTTATCAATGAAGACGAGCGGGACGTGGAAAACAGCGCACAGGTTGGAGAGtatgagcaacaaaaaaaataataaaaaatgtatattcaaccttttaaaaaaaaaataaaaaatctgcatttctgTTCCATCCCCCTGAGTCCACAGCAGTGTTTTAGGATAGGGACGGAYactttttctactttattttttatttttgcaaaacttgCCCAAGTTCAATGTGTCAGAACTTTTGCATGGGCctgtatttcatgtttttttttattttttWtttttttatttagagcctGTTAGGAAGGCCAGAGGAGAACCAGTCCACCTGGCAGGGGTTCAGGAAGAAGGTCCGTCTGCTTCTTCCCTACATGTGGCCCCGAGGCAACATCGTCCTCCAGCTGTTGGTCGTCTTCTGCTTGGGCCTGCTGGGAGTGGAGAGAGTTATTAATGTCTTTGTACCCATCTACTATAAAAATATCGGTGAGTGAGACCACATGTTTTAGGTGTGTGAGATTTGAGCtggataaaaatgtttctttgttgcCCTTTTTCACAGTTAATGGGTTAACCAATGGCAGCAGCTGGCACACCGTGGCGTCCACAGTGGGTGTGTATGTCGGACTGAAGTTCCTGCAGGGTGGGGGAGCAGGTGAGTGCCGCCTCTACATGTGTAAATGTTTAGAATCGGAGAGATTTCTTGACTTTGTTACGTATTCTGACGTATTCCGCTCGTCCTCTTCTTCAGGCGCCTCCGGGTTCGTCAGCAACATGCGCTCGTTCCTCTGGATCCGGGTGCAGCAATTCACCAATCGGGTGGTGCAGGTCCGCCTGTTCGCCCACCTGCACTCTCTCTCGCTGCGCTGGCACCTGGGGCGCAAAACCGGCGACGTGCTGAGGAGCATCGACCGCGGCACGTCGTCAATCAACAGCCTGCTCAGGTCTGTGTTTTGTTCGCATcgtgaaataaaccaaaaccaataaaataaaataaaaaaacaactaaaataaatgtttttttttcacagctacATTGTGTTTAGCATCTTTCCAACCATCGCTGATATTGTCATTTCCATCATCTACTTCATCACTAACTTTAACGCCTGGTTCGGCCTGATCATCTTCATTTGCATGACCTTGTACCTCGGTAAGTACTGCTTGTTGAAGCGTAACCATGACGATGACCTGTGCCTACAAGAGTCTGAAATTAAACTGctgcaaaaaagtatttgccccttAAATTTAATAACTGCTCCTGCCAGTTCCGGCTCACTCTTCAtagcagaattgttttaattcagccacgttggaattttatttttagatcagAACATGTTGTGTTGCTTTGTAAGATCTTTTTGCCTGCTTCGCATTGTCAGACAGATTCTATTTAATGATTTggattggggtttttttgtatatttactcagatttgattaaaaatttgGTTTGACAATCTGAAATCTTTATAGTGAGGCAGAAAAGCATAAACTTGAAGTCCGTATGGGgaacaattactttttcacagctctgCATCTGCAAAACAATCTTAAAGAAGGCTTAGGATGGCTTTAATTATTGATGTCTTGTAGCTCTGACCATCATCATCACTGAGTGGAGGACCAAGTACAGACGGGACATGAATCTGCAGGACAACGCTGCCAAGTCCAAAGCTGTGGACTCGTTGTTGAACTTTGAAACGGTATAATCAAATGAATGCCGATGTCGGTCGATTATGTTATAATTACGATacgaaacaaaataaaacaaatatttgtatgCCTTAAAATCCCCCCCGAGTCAaatttgttcttcttttgtcttcttAATAGGTAAAATACTACAACGCAGAGAACTACGAGGTCGGCCGGTTTGAAGACGCCATCTTGAAGTATCAGGTAGGTCCAAGGTAGTGACGGCTTTTTCTAAGCAATGTGATGAGAATAGtttctttgaaaagttttgTTACACGCAATCTTAGACGAGGTATCCACCTGGGATTCAGGAGAACGATTATTTGTTCTCATAACATCGACTATATTAATTGTGTCATATCTGCTCCTGTTTTAGGCTTCAGAGTGGAAGACTCAGGCGTCCCTCGCCTTACTCAATCAAACCCAGAACGTCATCATCGGATCTGGACTGCTGGCCGGCTCTTTGCTCTGTGCCTATTTTGTTACAGAGGGGAAATTTCAGGTGCTGAATCGGTTTATTCTCACCATATTCTGATGTTTCTCTTCTTATTGTGACAACGGCAGCCTTCTGATTCCAGGTGGGAGATTTTGTTCTCTTCGGTACATACATCATCCAGCTTTACACCCCTCTCAACTGGTTTGGAACCTACTACAGGTAAAAATGAGGTTCTATTGGGTTTATATAAGTTCTTCTGaaacttttgtaaaataattttttgccttttttgtcCTGCAGAATGATCCAGAATTCCTTCATCGACATGGAAAGCATGTTCAAGCTGtttgaggaagaagaggaggttTGTTTGAAACTGCAGAGCGCTTGGATTGGTGGTGTAGCGTTTCTTCTAAATGTTCTGCGTGTTTTCTTCAGGTGAAAGACAAAGTTAATGCTGGAAATTTGCAGTTCAAACTGGGAAGAGTGGAGTTTGACAGCGTCTACTTCAGCTACACCAATGGGTTTGTTCacgtttacttttattttagtgtaaAGTTGCGTACAAAGTCTGAAAATACTAAAGGATTTTGAACATGTTTACAGAAAGGAAATTCTCAGGGATGTCTCCTTCACCGTTCTTCCAGGACAGACTGTTGCACTGGTATGGTGAATTTAAATAGGGAATTTctcattattaatatatttcatGTGCTCTCTTAcgatcttttgtttttttgctctccTTTTAAGGTTGGACCATCAGGATCTGGGAAAAGTACCATCATTCGCCTTCTTTTCCGCTTTTATAATGTTCAGGGAGGCTGCATTCGCATTGATGGCCAGGATATCTCAAACGTAAGAGTCTGGTATGACACCAGAATTCTTCAAAATGTTGTCCTATTTTAAGGGCAAATAATGTGTAATGAATGCATGAATGTGTAAATTTACTCGTgcgtaaagctcaaaaaatacacagaaagtTTGAGCCAGGAGCACTGCCGAAAGCTGACCAAAGGCTGTAAAGTTATGTTTGTAAGGCAAAACCTGGGCATCAACACATTCCACATTGTCAAATCTTGACATAAGTGTGAGCAAACCCACCAGCTTGAATTTGGATTCATTTGAATTTGTGGCCTGGCACAGAGTCTGCtctttaatttaactttagtTTATTGACTACACACTTCAGTTATCATTGCCTTGTGTTTCCTCAGGTGAAGCAAAGATCTCTCCGGGCGCACATCGGTGTGGTTCCTCAGGATACGGTGCTCTTTAACGACACGATCAGGGAAAACATTCGCTACGGTCGCATCACTGCGTCCGACAGCGAGGTGGAGGAGGCAGCCATAGCTGCAGACATACATGACAAGATCATGACTTTCCCTGAAGGTAACCTGTTAAACTTGCAGTTTACAATTAATCCTcttattttcttgtttgctttatgggtaatttgaaaaaaaatatatatatatatatgtattttttttctacttcttttcACCATGTTGTGATATTTGCAGGCTATGACACGCAAGTGGGCGAGAGAGGTCTGAAGCTGAGCGGAGGTGAGAAGCAGAGGGTTGCTATTGCCAGAACAATCCTGAAGGCACCTCAGATCATCCTGCTGGATGAGGTATCAGAGCAACGCTGCACGAAAATAACCTTGAATAAAATACCAGAAGTCTGAAGTTTTATAACCGAGTTTCTCTTTAGGCAACATCAGCTCTGGACACGCAGACAGAGCGCAACATCCAGGCCTCTCTGGCCAAAGTCTGCACCAATCGCACAACCGTCGTCGTAGCGCACAGGTAAGAGGAAAACGCAGGAATCAGAGTTTGACTTGTATATGATTCACGTCTGCATACGGATAGGGAAACGAAAAAGTATTGCTCTGGCTTTATTTGACTATAAGTAACAATCTACTTTCATTTTGTCACTAATGGACTCccttactttaaataaaaaaaacaggctgtCCACCATCATTGGAGCGGATCAGATCCTGGTGATCAGTGAGGGTCGGATCGCTGAACGAGGACGGTAGGTTTCTCCCCTGATCCTGTCGCCAACTTGGAGCAAATTTCCCTGAATCGGGATTAAATGTCAACCCGCTCTTTTTCCAAGGCATGACGAATTGCTGTCCAAAGGGGGTCTATATGCAGACATGtggctgaagcagcagcaggcccACGACTCGGATTCCTCCTCAGACACCGAAGCAAAAGATCGCAAGTCTGAGAAACTACAGCCACCGTCCACCTCTTCAGCCCATCAAGGGCATTGAATGTATTTATTGCTTGAGACaacaaagtgtgtttttgtactCTTCTTGTCAGATTTGatgctttatttaaaagtaaaagaacaCTGAGCGACGTGgtgatgttatttattttaggaaacGTTCCAAGTGTCTGTGCAATGTCAGGTCAGGTAGAAAAAGGGAAGGTGCCTTTAAAGAACTGAGGATGTGACACTACTGTCAGACGTATGAAAATATACACTCATGTTGAAGCTCATATCCTAGCTGATATGATATTGAGATACCAGGGCAAAATatcaaaatagtaaaaaaaaaaaaagccgtaCTTCTACTACTCGTCAGGgttttttgtccttttgttcttatgttttgcatttactttatgttatctctcttttttctcttctaatAAGCCATCAATTTTTGAActctaaagaaattaaaatacaagGGAATAAGACCATTCAGCTTAATCAAGAAATGAATAACTCAGCGCGACTGTTATGAATGACAATGGGGTGAAGTACAAGCTGTCAggaattttcttttatatgtcaACATGTAGGTTACTTGAGGTAAAACTTTTTAAGTGTACAGTTCAGTTTAGCATAGTGGGATGTAATAATTGCTTTATTCTCCTAATGGTTCACAGAAACAGTCATGCATGTCTTCTGCTGTACCAACCATTTCACACCGTCAggatacacacaaacacaactatTAGTTCTCAGTATGTGAAATGTAAACATACACTTTGTGCTGAACCGTGTTATTTcaactctttttctttctttttttttccctcaatcTACCGACTTGTGGATCTGAAAATGTATACTTGGTTCTGTGGAAATTATAGAAGTGATTGCCTTGttataataaacaataaaaatctatttttcacaAGTTCTGGActctaaatgaaaaacataaatttccATTAGATTTTAATGAGAATGTATTGCCTTTAATAATTACTGAAGGATAAGGATTTTAAGCTTTTAGAAAAAAGAATGTGATACGCTTCGAAGTTTGTTTTTGGGTGTCGGCCGTTGAAATAAGAAATTCTTTCTGAGCATCTCTTCATATGATGAACtcaaatttgtaaaaacttaactttaatattaaaatacataagCACAAAgatcagaaattattttggtaaagAGTAGGTCATACCTATTCAAATGATATTTTATGTCTAATAGGGGAGGAAAACTGGTAAATGTGAAGGatgtggaaagaaagaaaatgtagaacataTATTGATGAATTGTAAATCATGAGCCTGAAAGGGAAACACTGAGAAGAATGGTTGGAAGGACAGGACAGGAATGGAGTCTTAAAAGAATATTAGGAAATGAAGGCAACATAGTGGACATTTACAGATTAAGGAAATCATTATTTATCTTCagaatacaaagtaaaaaaatagaatttaacAGATGTAAAGTAATGTAGCTACATACTCAtgtacagtaggtggcggtatgcaACTTAAAGTTCCTTGCGATCCGCCATTATAGATAGGAAGAAGTAGAAGTATTTTGGTACGTTCTGGGTTCCGTACTCCTGTGTtcgcagcgccccctgccgtcaaAAAGGCCTCAATTTGCCTGAAACGAAAGCAAACACAACACCAGGCGGTTTAGTCGTCACTGGCTGTCAGGGCGTGTTTTCAAGCTAAGTTAAGCTTGGCAGGGAGGAGGCACCAGGCCGGGCAGACTTTATTTCTCCTCTAAATTTGACCTACTGATGTGTAATTTACAGTAACTATGGATTTCGACGcgttatttaatgaaaacacgtTTCAGTTTTCGGACTTCCAGGAGTTCACGGTATGTCGATGAGTTAGAGTCATGCTAGCAGATCCTAAGCTCGTTAGCTTGCCGATGTGAGTGACAGATAACGCGGACTGCCTTATATGGCAGGGGAGAAAATTGTGAAACCGCTATTCAACAAGTTTGAACTCAACTTTAACACTAGTTATtgctataaaattaaaaataacatgctATAATTTTGTAACTCTGGTATTTCTTAGCGAGTAACGGGTGTTTATTAGCTGTTAGCCTAGCACGCTAACTAGCGTCAGAGTCTGGGTTGTGGTTAATTGTTATTACAGATGGTTTCCTCTACTGCTGCGGTGTAAAAGGAACATATCTTTCATGTCAGCTTATGTCGACTTTAAgctgtttttgtcctttgtATGTGGtaatttttgtcatgttgcattGAATTATAGCTCATGTTATTGCAGTTTCTTCCTGGACACCAAAAACTGAGCGAGCGAGTGAGAAAAAGACTGTATTATGGCCTGGACAAAGATGTCTCACTAGATGCCCTTTCTTGCCCTGTTACAGGTGAGTGTTKTCCTGGTTTAGCACCAGAAATACTTAGCGGGGCTTGCTAAAGGGAAATTCCGCATTTTTACCTATTAAGAGTTTTTAATCTTCCCTAGAAtacctagactcttcaaactACATCTAGATTAGTCTAAACTAATACCAAAAACGACTCACCTCAAAACTcattattttataactttattataACGTTAGGTTTATTGTATTGTGCTATTTTGCAGTTCCATGTCGGTTTATGTTATTAGTGGCCATCATGTTGACTTTGTGCTTCCAGATATTGCTGTTGAAATTTTCCAAAAGTCTGCCCCGAGCCCAATCCGAAAGCTCCAAAAGAAGTATGCTGCTCATGTTGCAAGGTTAGTTCTTTCCATAATATCACTTGTTTCAAAGTATTATGCCTGTCGtcattttttactaaaacacgCTTCTCTCTTGGCTTAGGGAAGCTTGCATTTCTCCATGTGCCATGATGCTGGCATTGGTTTACATAGAAAGACTCCGACACAGAAACCCAGAGTATCTGCAAAAGATCTCCTCGTCTGACCTTTTCCTTATCTCGATGGTATGCACTTCGAAGGCTGGGGAGGTTGGGGTTTTGGGGGTCATGTGTCGTTATAAATACAAAGTAGCATTATTAATAGCATGTGTGTGAATTTTAAGGCGATTTTAAATGTTCTCTCTGATTGTTTTCCAGATGGTTGCCAGCAAATACCTCTACGATgaaggtgaggaagaggaggtttTCAATGACGAGTGGGGAGCAGCTGGGAAACTGGACGTCCAAACGATCAACAACCTGGAGATGAGTTTCTTGAATGCCATTGTAAGTGAGACTGCGCGCGCGcggacgtgtgtgtgtgttaatgtttttctgcatgtaTGATTTATCTTGACTCGTGTTTTATTCCCCAGGAGTGGAGCCTCTTCACAGAGCCAAAGGACTTCTTTGATATACTCCGCCACCTGGAAACGAGGTGTGtactttttaatcttaaaatgtgaaattttttttgtcattttcagaaaGTAAAGTTAATATCAGTTTAGgttataatttattgtgaaatgtttgaacGTTTTACTTCTTGTTGAGCCATAAGTAAAGATTGCAGAAGCATGAATCAATACAGTTTTTGACCGAGGGTGtggtgttttgtttaaaaaaaagaaaataaattgtaataagAGATTTTGGAtcttcattgtttgtttgttttgcattttggcGGTGGCTGTTGTTTGCAGCATTGCGGAGAAGCAAGGAATGAGACGTGGCTGGTTCACCTACACTGACCTGTGTGTGCTGCTGGATCACTCCGCATGGAGTCACGCCCTCGCTGCCATCTATCAGCACTTTGTAAAGGTTAGAAACCTGTTTAGAAGGGAACAGTGGAGTCAAAATAGAAGAGGCTTTTAATGCAAAGAGAGTAAATTTATATTTCCCGTGTGTGTTTTTAGGTGTCCTGTATGCTCGGCCTGGTGTATCTGACCAGTGTAGCCGGTCTTATTGCTAGCAGTGCCGTTGTGCACCAGCTCAGTCTGTGCAGAGGCGACCAATCCGCGCTGCCTTCGTCAAACGAAATCGGCCTCCTCCCGACCCCCAGTCTCAGCCCAGAAGCAGCCACGCCGGCCCACCGCCCGCCATGTTGTGTTCTGACCAATAAGTCTCTGAACGGTCAAACCACTTCTCTTGAAATCAGCCAGCAAAACAGACAGAACAATTCTCCGTCTGGTTCTGCAAAAAACTCTGTTTTGTGTCTCTGGGGTTCTCTGCTGGCCTCCATGAGCCGTGCACATCGTGTCAAAAATCCCAACGCGGAATCTCCCCGAGCCTGGCCGTCTTCCTCCTTCGACTGTTCCGGCTGTCTTCCAAACCTTCCTCATCTTCAGTGTGTACTTCGAAACACCTCGGCACTCCCTCGCCTCGGTCCTGTCAAACCCTATCCTCAGTCGGCGTGGCTTTCCTCCAGCCTGATGGGAGCCGCAGGATCAAGCCTGGACTCACACTTTAGGGTGTTTTCAACTGTAGATCTGTTGCCGTGCCGACCTGAGGCTCTGCTCATGCCTGGCTAGAGAGGCGTCGCCCATTGTCATGCTGGAAACACCCCTGGAAACcgtaaaagcttttgttttcatgacTCACCACTGTCATGTTGTTAAGAGCGCAGACGTAAAGtggcacttttatttttactgaggCGCTCTTAAGGGTGACAAATCTGCTTTTTCATATTGGGATGAACAAGATTTCTTCCGAATGTCTTGAGTTATACAtgataaaaattgtaaaaaaaacaagatggcatCTCATCGGGGCGGTTAGCGTATTTGTTTAAAGGTTGCTAAGCATATCTATAAGAAAGCTTTCCAGTGAGCGCTTATCTTACTAGCTTTACAAGGAGGACGAATTTAACCAGCATAGGCTGTTTCCTAAGTTTTCACTTTGCTCATGCRTACTCTGCGTTACCATTTGTCTGTTCTTCTATCAGTTTGGGTCAGATTTTGGTCAAATTTGCTGCAAgcactgattttgttttgttcagagTAAGTAGTTGGGGTTCGATACCTGCAAAGGAAAGTGTCAAAGTGGAAGTAGACTACTGAGTGGAAGCTTTATCTGCATATCCAAATGCACCTGTCACTTGTTTCATTGAGATTAAAGACATGCTGTTTTCTCtgcaatatttaacatttcCTTCTCTTATGCACCGTATTTCATGTTGGTAATAATACCTGTTGAAGATTTGGCTTCTATGGGTTTTGTAGCAGGTTCATTGGCTCTGTGTCCAACACATTAGAAGGCTAactgaagtgttttcttttttaatgcaatctggaatttgcacattttgcttAAATACACCACTTGTCTTTATTATTGCTGCTTTGAAcaccatagaagaagaaaaacatatttttattgcaattaaGCAAGGAATGGGggtaaaaatacattcaagGTTtggatttaatacattttggagcagaaaaaacatttaattttgtaaatggTGTAAGAAAAATAGGATGAACCCATAattaataaatgcttttataaaaagtgttttctttccttgtttgcatttatttgaagTTGAACTCTTAACTTTTTCTCTCTAAATATTCTAGCGTTTATTATAATAAAGCAGCGTATTCGCAGTGACTTAAAGTCATCAGAGATGATGAGCAACCTGAGTCCTACTGGTGCAGTAAGGTGgaggtgatgctgtgggcttgaTTTCTCTTCCTGGGAACCTTGTTACAGTGCCAGAAGATTTCAAGTTAAACGGTGCAATCTCAGTTGTGGTTTATATGATTTcatgtaataataaatgttctcaaattaTGCAGGTTCACCAGGAGAGACAATGGGAGTAAAAGGACACAATGTCCTGAAGGACAAAAAAGCAGATGTCTAGATTTGGGATAAAACRGACTGTCCCTCCCCTTGAACCCTTGCCAGCTTCCttttcccctccctccccctctACTCCGCCGCCAACAGCCTAACGCTCTGCATGCCACTCTGCAGCTCCTAATATAGACCCAACTGGTTTGAAGGAGAGGGTAACAAACCAAACAGTCCCTGTCATTCGAGACCTTTTTGTTCATGGACAAGCAGGATAATGGAGCCTCTTTCACAGGTTTGTTTGCTACTGAGCTGCCAATGAAATGGATCATTTACAGAGGTTGGATTTTAAGGTCTTTAGAAAATACTCGCGTTGTGTTTGTAGGTGTCGTGTTCACCAGAGGAGCCGAAGGTGAAGAAACAAGGTTTGTTTACAAGGGCCACTCTGTTGCAGTTGTGCACATGCAGGCATTTGTACATTTCTTGGTATGTGTTAGTGCATCACATATTGTATGCATGCGTCTGTCTCCACGCTGATGAACCGCTGTGGGTTCTCCCAGAGGCTGATACCACGGTCTACCTCAACTTCATGAAAAGTCACACTTGCTACGACGCCATTCCAATCAGCTGCAAACTGGTTATATTTGATACAACATTACAGGTAAGCGTAGACTTTTCCAATAGAAACGTGGACACAAGGGATTCTCAATCAGAAAAGTATATAAACGTATAAAGTTAGATTTTGTTGATAT
Proteins encoded:
- the abcb6a gene encoding ATP-binding cassette sub-family B member 6 isoform X1; the encoded protein is MMDVYMTIFRVIMFIQSYCEGNISISHTWVDLGISPCFHFTLVSTILLSICFFLGTVHCICYQKYGTPMESKFIPRSHLYGLQLVLTIVLLLQFLAGLMWRATDGGELPGYVVLYGCFSMLGWSWALGVLWVERRRVPLMDRTRGHSTALLVFWAFAFSAENLAFVSWYSSQWWWALETSQQEVEFALWVIRYVCSGLLFFVGLKAPGLPRKPYILLINEDERDVENSAQSLLGRPEENQSTWQGFRKKVRLLLPYMWPRGNIVLQLLVVFCLGLLGVERVINVFVPIYYKNIVNGLTNGSSWHTVASTVGVYVGLKFLQGGGAGASGFVSNMRSFLWIRVQQFTNRVVQVRLFAHLHSLSLRWHLGRKTGDVLRSIDRGTSSINSLLSYIVFSIFPTIADIVISIIYFITNFNAWFGLIIFICMTLYLALTIIITEWRTKYRRDMNLQDNAAKSKAVDSLLNFETVKYYNAENYEVGRFEDAILKYQASEWKTQASLALLNQTQNVIIGSGLLAGSLLCAYFVTEGKFQVGDFVLFGTYIIQLYTPLNWFGTYYRMIQNSFIDMESMFKLFEEEEEVKDKVNAGNLQFKLGRVEFDSVYFSYTNGKEILRDVSFTVLPGQTVALVGPSGSGKSTIIRLLFRFYNVQGGCIRIDGQDISNVKQRSLRAHIGVVPQDTVLFNDTIRENIRYGRITASDSEVEEAAIAADIHDKIMTFPEGYDTQVGERGLKLSGGEKQRVAIARTILKAPQIILLDEATSALDTQTERNIQASLAKVCTNRTTVVVAHRLSTIIGADQILVISEGRIAERGRHDELLSKGGLYADMWLKQQQAHDSDSSSDTEAKDRKSEKLQPPSTSSAHQGH
- the cnppd1 gene encoding protein CNPPD1, whose translation is MDFDALFNENTFQFSDFQEFTFLPGHQKLSERVRKRLYYGLDKDVSLDALSCPVTDIAVEIFQKSAPSPIRKLQKKYAAHVAREACISPCAMMLALVYIERLRHRNPEYLQKISSSDLFLISMMVASKYLYDEGEEEEVFNDEWGAAGKLDVQTINNLEMSFLNAIEWSLFTEPKDFFDILRHLETSIAEKQGMRRGWFTYTDLCVLLDHSAWSHALAAIYQHFVKVSCMLGLVYLTSVAGLIASSAVVHQLSLCRGDQSALPSSNEIGLLPTPSLSPEAATPAHRPPCCVLTNKSLNGQTTSLEISQQNRQNNSPSGSAKNSVLCLWGSLLASMSRAHRVKNPNAESPRAWPSSSFDCSGCLPNLPHLQCVLRNTSALPRLGPVKPYPQSAWLSSSLMGAAGSSLDSHFRVFSTVDLLPCRPEALLMPG
- the abcb6a gene encoding ATP-binding cassette sub-family B member 6 isoform X2 is translated as MFIQSYCEGNISISHTWVDLGISPCFHFTLVSTILLSICFFLGTVHCICYQKYGTPMESKFIPRSHLYGLQLVLTIVLLLQFLAGLMWRATDGGELPGYVVLYGCFSMLGWSWALGVLWVERRRVPLMDRTRGHSTALLVFWAFAFSAENLAFVSWYSSQWWWALETSQQEVEFALWVIRYVCSGLLFFVGLKAPGLPRKPYILLINEDERDVENSAQSLLGRPEENQSTWQGFRKKVRLLLPYMWPRGNIVLQLLVVFCLGLLGVERVINVFVPIYYKNIVNGLTNGSSWHTVASTVGVYVGLKFLQGGGAGASGFVSNMRSFLWIRVQQFTNRVVQVRLFAHLHSLSLRWHLGRKTGDVLRSIDRGTSSINSLLSYIVFSIFPTIADIVISIIYFITNFNAWFGLIIFICMTLYLALTIIITEWRTKYRRDMNLQDNAAKSKAVDSLLNFETVKYYNAENYEVGRFEDAILKYQASEWKTQASLALLNQTQNVIIGSGLLAGSLLCAYFVTEGKFQVGDFVLFGTYIIQLYTPLNWFGTYYRMIQNSFIDMESMFKLFEEEEEVKDKVNAGNLQFKLGRVEFDSVYFSYTNGKEILRDVSFTVLPGQTVALVGPSGSGKSTIIRLLFRFYNVQGGCIRIDGQDISNVKQRSLRAHIGVVPQDTVLFNDTIRENIRYGRITASDSEVEEAAIAADIHDKIMTFPEGYDTQVGERGLKLSGGEKQRVAIARTILKAPQIILLDEATSALDTQTERNIQASLAKVCTNRTTVVVAHRLSTIIGADQILVISEGRIAERGRHDELLSKGGLYADMWLKQQQAHDSDSSSDTEAKDRKSEKLQPPSTSSAHQGH